One Rossellomorea aquimaris DNA window includes the following coding sequences:
- a CDS encoding DoxX family protein gives MKKRVEWSLLIGRIILGIIMVAHGMQKIMGMEKTIGMFDQIGLPPIMAYATAIIEAVAGLTLIIGFYVIPSAIAIAITMFGAIILVKFKMGLIGGYEYPLTLLSLSVMLAITGSNKWSLMSVINKQRQKQTPADQSV, from the coding sequence CGTGGAGTGGTCTCTGCTTATTGGCCGAATCATCTTAGGGATCATCATGGTGGCACATGGTATGCAAAAAATCATGGGTATGGAAAAGACAATCGGAATGTTTGATCAAATCGGATTACCTCCAATAATGGCTTATGCCACAGCGATTATTGAAGCGGTTGCCGGACTGACACTGATAATCGGATTTTATGTTATCCCTTCGGCTATTGCAATTGCAATCACCATGTTTGGAGCCATCATATTGGTCAAATTCAAAATGGGTCTAATCGGAGGATATGAATATCCATTAACATTACTGTCACTATCAGTTATGTTGGCAATAACCGGAAGTAATAAATGGTCATTAATGAGTGTCATCAACAAACAACGTCAAAAGCAGACACCTGCAGATCAATCCGTATAG
- a CDS encoding helix-turn-helix domain-containing protein: MKQLNPEYQCSIDLVIDVIGGKWKVLILWNLNEGVKRFNELKRSLPNITQKMLTQQLRELEEHGLVSRRVFQEVPPRVEYSTTDMGKKLQTTLFEMCKWGDEYAEQKGIAMNRCWTSYDFMES; this comes from the coding sequence ATGAAACAACTAAACCCTGAATATCAATGCTCCATCGATCTGGTCATCGACGTCATCGGAGGAAAGTGGAAGGTTTTAATACTATGGAATTTGAACGAAGGTGTAAAAAGATTTAACGAACTGAAGCGATCCCTCCCAAACATCACTCAAAAAATGCTCACTCAGCAGCTTCGGGAGCTGGAGGAACATGGATTAGTTTCCCGCAGGGTGTTCCAAGAGGTTCCACCACGGGTTGAATACTCCACGACAGATATGGGGAAAAAACTGCAGACCACTCTTTTTGAAATGTGTAAATGGGGTGATGAGTATGCAGAGCAAAAAGGCATTGCGATGAATCGGTGCTGGACTTCATATGATTTCATGGAAAGCTGA
- a CDS encoding DUF1540 domain-containing protein, producing MAQDVLCEVSNCKYNREGKKCSADQIFVVSHKGNKAHNSEETDCKTFDPGM from the coding sequence ATGGCACAAGACGTATTATGTGAAGTAAGCAACTGCAAATATAATCGTGAAGGCAAGAAGTGCTCTGCAGACCAGATTTTCGTTGTCAGTCATAAAGGAAACAAAGCCCACAACAGTGAAGAAACAGATTGTAAAACATTCGATCCAGGTATGTAA
- a CDS encoding nuclease-related domain-containing protein translates to MIEKERIIPRIILILQALLRRLPLNHPKLPMISEELGKRMAGFKGETALDYTLSFLDPQKYYILHDLRIPYKDSFFQIDTLLISTRFILNIEVKYLAGIAYFDPIFNQLIQTKDGFESALPDPTIQFKRQESQLISWLSKHGLPNIPSTLA, encoded by the coding sequence ATGATCGAAAAAGAACGAATCATCCCTCGAATTATCCTCATTTTGCAAGCTTTACTCCGCCGACTTCCCCTCAACCATCCAAAACTGCCCATGATATCCGAGGAACTTGGTAAAAGAATGGCTGGATTCAAAGGTGAGACAGCTCTAGATTACACTTTAAGCTTTTTAGACCCCCAAAAATACTACATTCTCCACGACCTGAGGATCCCCTACAAAGACAGCTTTTTTCAAATAGACACCCTGCTCATTTCAACTAGATTCATCCTCAATATTGAAGTCAAATACCTTGCGGGCATTGCTTATTTCGACCCGATCTTCAATCAGCTTATTCAAACAAAAGATGGTTTTGAATCAGCTTTACCGGACCCTACGATTCAATTCAAAAGACAGGAAAGCCAACTTATAAGCTGGTTATCGAAGCATGGATTACCCAACATCCCATCTACTCTTGCGTAG
- a CDS encoding TIGR01777 family oxidoreductase, translating to MEKKIVIAGGTGFIGQYLQTKFQESDYKVTIISRHAPYVSWDHKEEIVEALEGADLLINLAGKSVDCRYNKKNKTEIFQSRTGTTRILGDALLKCENPPSLWINSSTATIYRHAEDRPMTEGTGEIGAGFSVEVAKEWEKAFFSFDLPHTRQVALRIAIVLGPDGGVMNPYKNLVKFGLGGVQGPGDQMFSWIHIEDLFRIILFLKERKGLSGVFNCSSPDPVTNREFMEHLRTVMNKKAGLSTSKWMLEIGAFFMKTEPELVLKSRWVIPERLEEEGYRFKYETVEKALRHILSH from the coding sequence ATGGAAAAGAAAATCGTTATAGCTGGTGGAACTGGTTTTATTGGTCAGTATCTTCAAACGAAATTTCAAGAGTCAGATTATAAGGTGACCATTATTTCTAGACATGCCCCTTATGTATCGTGGGATCATAAAGAAGAGATTGTCGAGGCATTGGAAGGTGCCGACCTCCTCATTAATCTTGCAGGGAAATCTGTAGACTGCCGTTACAATAAGAAAAATAAAACAGAAATCTTTCAATCCAGAACAGGGACAACCAGGATACTCGGGGATGCCCTGTTAAAGTGTGAAAATCCTCCTTCCCTGTGGATAAATTCCAGTACTGCAACGATCTATCGCCATGCAGAAGACAGGCCGATGACGGAGGGAACAGGGGAAATCGGTGCAGGCTTTTCTGTAGAAGTGGCGAAGGAATGGGAGAAGGCTTTCTTTTCATTCGATTTACCCCATACCCGGCAAGTGGCATTACGTATTGCCATCGTATTAGGTCCGGATGGAGGAGTGATGAACCCCTACAAAAATCTGGTAAAGTTTGGGCTTGGAGGTGTTCAGGGACCGGGGGATCAGATGTTTAGTTGGATTCATATAGAAGACCTGTTCAGGATCATTTTATTTCTCAAAGAAAGGAAAGGGTTAAGTGGTGTATTCAATTGCTCTTCTCCAGATCCTGTCACCAATCGTGAGTTTATGGAACACTTGCGTACCGTCATGAATAAGAAAGCAGGCTTGTCGACCTCAAAGTGGATGCTAGAAATCGGTGCTTTCTTTATGAAAACAGAACCTGAATTGGTACTGAAAAGCAGGTGGGTTATTCCTGAAAGATTGGAAGAAGAGGGGTACCGGTTTAAATATGAAACGGTGGAAAAAGCCCTTCGGCATATACTTTCCCATTAG
- a CDS encoding sugar phosphate isomerase/epimerase has product MKKIPIALQMYTLRDETEKDFTGTLQQVAGLGYEGVELAGYGGLSPKDLKGTLDNLGLQAVSSHIPLAELRSNANRVIQDQLELGSSYIVCPYLFPEERTEGHYVQLIDDLNTIGEKCFNEGITLCYHHHDFELTTLSNGKSALETILSETNPHWVKAEFDIYWLTFAGEKPVEWLKRYQGRTPLVHLKDMTMDGERFFAELGTGGVDLASVLDYGIHSDVDWWIVEQDESRNSPIESIRMSLDYLLQEDKR; this is encoded by the coding sequence ATGAAAAAAATACCGATAGCCCTGCAAATGTATACTTTACGAGACGAAACGGAAAAGGATTTCACAGGGACACTTCAACAAGTCGCCGGGTTGGGATATGAGGGGGTCGAGCTTGCCGGGTACGGGGGGTTATCCCCGAAAGACCTTAAAGGTACACTCGATAACCTGGGGCTTCAGGCCGTTTCAAGTCATATTCCTTTAGCTGAACTGAGAAGCAATGCAAACAGAGTGATACAGGATCAGCTCGAGCTTGGCAGCAGCTATATCGTTTGTCCGTATCTTTTTCCTGAAGAGCGAACGGAAGGACATTATGTTCAACTGATCGATGATTTAAATACAATCGGGGAGAAATGCTTCAACGAAGGAATCACCCTTTGCTATCACCATCACGATTTCGAATTAACCACCCTTTCCAATGGAAAATCGGCACTCGAAACGATTCTTTCCGAAACGAACCCTCATTGGGTAAAGGCAGAGTTTGATATATACTGGCTCACCTTTGCAGGGGAAAAGCCGGTTGAATGGCTGAAACGATATCAGGGACGGACCCCCCTGGTACATTTGAAAGATATGACGATGGATGGGGAACGATTTTTTGCTGAACTGGGGACTGGCGGTGTGGATCTCGCGTCTGTGCTCGACTATGGTATACATAGTGATGTGGACTGGTGGATCGTCGAACAGGATGAATCCAGGAACTCCCCTATTGAAAGTATTCGGATGAGTTTGGACTACTTACTGCAGGAGGACAAACGATAA
- a CDS encoding zinc-binding dehydrogenase — protein MKALLLKDKGLWKDMKVEEIETPTPQKGELLVEVHAVGLNPVDYKTATNGMAVWSYPHILGLDVAGVIVEKGEGVTGWKTGDRVVYHGDFTKKGGYAEFAIINAHTVSRIPEGVSFEGAAALPTAGYTAYQAIHRKLPLEQINTILIHGGAGGVGGFGVQLAKLAGKTVISTASVHNHEYVKSIGADHVIDYREEDVNARVMEITNGRGVDAVVDAVSRESSTDSLDALAYMGHMVYIAGSPDFTKVKPFTKVVSYHEIALAAAHQSNDVYAQKDFAAMGDQMLSLLEQRKIDAMLKEVVKLEEVPEALSRLSERHVKGKIVAKVK, from the coding sequence ATGAAAGCACTGCTTTTAAAAGATAAAGGATTATGGAAAGACATGAAGGTCGAGGAAATAGAAACACCAACACCACAAAAAGGGGAGCTTCTTGTAGAGGTCCATGCAGTCGGGCTGAACCCGGTTGATTATAAAACAGCCACCAACGGAATGGCGGTCTGGTCCTACCCGCATATCCTGGGACTTGATGTGGCAGGAGTCATAGTGGAGAAAGGTGAGGGAGTGACCGGGTGGAAAACAGGAGATCGCGTCGTTTACCATGGTGACTTCACCAAAAAAGGCGGATATGCTGAATTTGCGATCATCAATGCGCATACCGTTTCACGTATTCCTGAAGGTGTGTCCTTTGAAGGTGCAGCAGCTCTGCCGACAGCAGGCTATACAGCTTATCAGGCAATTCACCGCAAGCTTCCCCTCGAACAAATCAATACGATTCTGATTCATGGTGGAGCAGGCGGAGTAGGCGGATTTGGTGTCCAGCTGGCGAAGCTTGCGGGTAAAACAGTCATATCCACCGCTTCCGTGCACAATCATGAATATGTAAAATCAATTGGGGCGGATCATGTCATCGACTATCGTGAAGAAGATGTAAATGCTAGAGTGATGGAAATAACAAATGGACGGGGAGTGGACGCTGTTGTTGATGCGGTCAGCAGAGAAAGTTCTACAGACTCTTTAGACGCACTTGCGTATATGGGCCACATGGTTTACATTGCAGGGTCTCCGGATTTCACGAAAGTAAAACCTTTTACAAAAGTGGTATCCTATCATGAGATTGCCTTGGCAGCGGCCCATCAATCCAATGACGTGTATGCTCAAAAGGACTTTGCCGCAATGGGTGACCAGATGCTTTCCTTGTTGGAGCAAAGGAAAATAGACGCGATGTTAAAAGAAGTGGTGAAGTTGGAAGAAGTTCCTGAAGCACTGAGCCGTTTATCAGAACGTCATGTGAAGGGGAAAATCGTAGCCAAAGTAAAATGA
- a CDS encoding MarR family transcriptional regulator, whose translation MTMSRDESIGLYTSHTVKNIIRFLTLHLKEFDVTPEQWTVLKRLAEQDGISQKQLALKSEKDQPTLTRILDILERKELIYKQKNTEDRRSFLIFITEKGMTAKDELSPFIEGLYEETILKGISEENLEVYKSVLSQMNENISRK comes from the coding sequence ATGACGATGTCCCGTGATGAATCCATTGGTTTGTATACGAGCCATACTGTGAAGAATATTATTCGATTCCTTACACTTCATCTGAAGGAATTTGATGTGACACCCGAGCAGTGGACGGTGTTGAAGCGATTAGCTGAACAGGATGGAATCAGTCAAAAACAACTGGCCTTGAAATCAGAAAAGGATCAGCCGACCCTGACCAGGATATTAGACATATTGGAACGGAAAGAACTGATCTACAAACAGAAAAACACAGAGGACAGAAGATCTTTCCTAATTTTCATCACTGAGAAAGGCATGACTGCCAAGGATGAACTGTCCCCTTTTATAGAGGGCCTATATGAAGAAACGATTCTTAAAGGTATTTCGGAGGAGAACTTAGAAGTATATAAGAGCGTACTCTCTCAAATGAATGAGAACATTTCAAGAAAATAA
- a CDS encoding MFS transporter, translated as MWKNKNVWILLIGEFIAGLGLWLGIIGNLEFMQEKVPSDFLKSVILASGLLAGLAVGPLAGRITDQANKKTVMLISGFTRALSVIFMLIAINTGSVLWMVVFLVSIQISAAFYFPALQAAIPMVVKEKDLLQMNGVHMNVATLSRILGTALAGILLVVISLTMVYVLSLVAYLALFVMTWFLSIEEKATTTQLGEKPKGASFKEVFPVIKGLPIVFMTLVMTLIPLLFIGGFNLMVINISELQDSSAIKGWIYTAEGIAFMTGAFAVKKMGDIMSPYKILFFFSFIIGIAQMILYFATSPFLSVLAFTVFGFAVGCFFPTAATIFQTRIPKEFHGRFFSFRNMLDRLIFQVVLLLTGLLLDLVGLQIMTVLFGFLSLMMTGLFYTRYRQLKTTTFSEQAS; from the coding sequence ATGTGGAAAAATAAAAATGTATGGATATTATTGATAGGTGAATTTATAGCAGGTCTCGGATTGTGGTTAGGGATCATTGGTAATCTGGAGTTTATGCAGGAAAAGGTGCCTTCCGATTTTCTGAAATCGGTGATTCTCGCTTCAGGGCTGCTCGCCGGGCTTGCTGTTGGACCTTTAGCCGGCAGAATAACGGATCAGGCGAATAAAAAGACGGTGATGCTCATCTCAGGCTTCACCAGGGCATTGAGTGTTATTTTCATGTTGATTGCGATTAATACCGGCTCGGTGCTATGGATGGTCGTCTTCTTAGTGAGCATCCAAATATCTGCCGCTTTCTATTTCCCGGCCCTGCAAGCTGCCATTCCGATGGTGGTGAAGGAGAAGGATCTGCTTCAAATGAATGGGGTTCATATGAATGTTGCCACGCTCTCAAGGATCCTTGGAACTGCGTTAGCAGGTATCCTATTGGTGGTCATATCCTTAACGATGGTATACGTTCTCTCATTGGTGGCGTATCTGGCACTATTTGTGATGACCTGGTTCTTATCAATTGAAGAAAAGGCGACCACCACTCAACTAGGTGAAAAACCAAAAGGGGCAAGCTTCAAAGAAGTATTTCCCGTCATTAAGGGGCTTCCGATTGTATTTATGACCCTTGTGATGACGTTGATCCCTCTCCTGTTTATTGGTGGTTTCAACTTAATGGTCATCAACATCAGCGAGCTTCAGGATAGTTCAGCAATTAAAGGTTGGATCTATACCGCCGAAGGAATTGCCTTTATGACAGGTGCTTTTGCCGTCAAGAAAATGGGTGATATAATGTCACCCTATAAAATATTATTCTTTTTTAGCTTCATCATTGGGATTGCGCAAATGATTCTTTATTTTGCAACCAGTCCGTTCTTGTCAGTGCTTGCATTTACAGTGTTTGGATTTGCCGTGGGATGCTTCTTCCCGACTGCTGCCACGATTTTTCAAACACGAATACCGAAAGAATTTCACGGCCGTTTCTTCTCATTCCGAAATATGCTCGACCGGCTGATTTTCCAGGTTGTGCTCCTTCTCACAGGATTGCTGCTCGATCTCGTTGGACTTCAAATCATGACGGTTTTATTCGGATTCCTCTCACTTATGATGACGGGACTGTTCTACACAAGATACCGGCAACTCAAAACGACCACATTTTCGGAACAAGCAAGTTGA
- a CDS encoding M4 family metallopeptidase: protein MSKKKLVSLALGTSLVFSASFTGATTFAQSSDSITSKMDIHQKVMNIDKKGPSFLSGKLSKGIVKNDKDVKKFLKDNKGLFAIDPHSELTLLEKTTDELGMSHYKFTQSVGGVPVDGAIFIVHTNKKNEVTATTGQLYKEASNKVTKTKSSINQKSATDLAWKHIGVSEKDTVAESHSDHAPDAKKDSDVESTNVKNDLVIHEKDGKFTLAYKVQLQFIEPYGANWQIFVDAKDGSIVEAFNAVTDTASTGYGYGVLDDYKSLNTYYSNGTYYLYDVTKPMNGVIETRTAQNGSSLPGSYTVDSNNAWTAYSQAAEVDAHAYAGQVYDYYKNTHNRNSYDNNGATIRSTVHYGSNYNNAFWNGSQMVYGDGDGTTFTSLSGALDVVAHELTHAVTERTAGLQYQYQSGALNESFSDVFGYFLDPGDYLMGEDVYTPGTSGDALRSLSNPTKYGQPDHMNNYVNTSSDNGGVHTNSGIPNKAAYNTITSIGKAKAEKIYYRALTVYLTPTSNFSYARAALLQSAADLYGNGSATYNSVKAAWDAVGVY from the coding sequence ATGTCGAAAAAAAAACTCGTTAGTCTAGCACTAGGTACTTCTCTAGTATTCAGCGCATCTTTCACTGGTGCCACCACATTTGCTCAGTCTTCAGATTCTATTACTTCAAAAATGGACATTCATCAAAAGGTCATGAACATAGACAAAAAAGGGCCTAGCTTCTTATCTGGTAAACTCTCAAAAGGGATTGTGAAGAACGATAAAGATGTTAAAAAGTTCTTGAAAGACAATAAAGGGCTATTTGCCATCGATCCTCATTCTGAATTGACATTGCTGGAAAAGACTACAGATGAATTGGGAATGTCACACTATAAATTCACTCAATCAGTTGGCGGTGTCCCGGTTGATGGTGCAATCTTTATTGTTCATACCAACAAAAAAAATGAAGTGACCGCCACTACTGGTCAACTTTATAAAGAAGCTTCTAATAAAGTGACGAAGACGAAATCAAGTATCAATCAAAAATCAGCGACGGATTTAGCGTGGAAACATATTGGTGTATCTGAAAAGGATACAGTTGCTGAATCTCATAGCGATCATGCTCCTGATGCGAAAAAAGACAGTGATGTTGAAAGTACGAATGTGAAAAATGATCTTGTGATCCATGAAAAGGATGGAAAGTTCACTCTTGCTTATAAAGTACAGCTTCAATTCATCGAGCCTTATGGTGCGAACTGGCAGATCTTCGTTGATGCAAAAGACGGGTCTATCGTTGAAGCATTTAATGCTGTAACGGATACTGCTTCAACAGGTTATGGATACGGGGTCCTTGATGACTATAAATCTCTTAATACTTATTATTCAAACGGCACTTATTACTTATACGATGTGACGAAACCGATGAATGGTGTCATCGAAACGCGCACGGCTCAAAACGGTTCAAGCCTTCCAGGAAGTTATACCGTCGATAGCAATAATGCGTGGACTGCCTACTCGCAAGCGGCTGAAGTGGATGCCCATGCGTATGCTGGACAAGTTTATGACTATTATAAGAATACTCATAATCGTAATAGTTATGATAATAATGGTGCAACCATACGCTCGACTGTTCATTACGGTTCCAATTACAACAATGCGTTCTGGAATGGTTCGCAAATGGTATATGGTGATGGGGACGGCACGACCTTCACTTCCCTTTCAGGTGCATTGGATGTCGTTGCCCATGAGCTGACTCATGCCGTGACCGAACGAACTGCAGGCTTACAGTATCAATATCAATCCGGTGCCCTTAACGAGTCATTCTCTGATGTATTTGGTTATTTCTTAGATCCAGGCGACTACTTAATGGGTGAAGATGTATATACTCCAGGGACCTCAGGGGATGCTCTACGCAGTCTATCAAACCCTACTAAGTATGGACAACCGGATCATATGAATAACTATGTGAATACTTCTTCCGATAACGGAGGCGTTCATACGAACTCTGGTATCCCTAACAAAGCCGCATACAATACGATTACAAGCATCGGAAAAGCCAAAGCTGAAAAAATTTACTACCGTGCACTTACTGTTTACTTAACACCAACAAGTAATTTCAGTTATGCTCGCGCAGCCCTTCTACAGTCAGCTGCAGATCTTTACGGAAATGGTAGCGCTACGTACAATTCCGTTAAAGCAGCTTGGGATGCTGTCGGGGTATATTAA
- a CDS encoding MFS transporter, translating to MSHSNQTTIWTRPFFMALVNNFFIFLVFYSLLTVLPLYVIDELHGTEGEAGLATTIFLLSAIIVRPFSGKIIELLGKKKTLIISVMFFGISSFIYYWVNDFYLLMGLRFFQGLWFSIATTVLVAIAADMIPPHRKGEGLGYFAMSMNLAVVVGPFISLALIQWIPYSALFMGLAFVIVIGFLCSFGIQVSEEDRKEVSGRLTFKDLIEIKAIPISLVGFLTSFAYSGIMSFISVYAKSVGLFESVSLFFVVFAAAMLLSRPYTGRLYDRSGPNAVIYPSLIIFSIGLIFLSVTHSVLLLLFAGTLIGLGYGALLPSFQTMSIQAAPKRRTGHATATFFIFYDLGIAVGSFVLGVVSSQFGFSALYLICSGVIFVTIAVYHVVIVTKRGNHGENQNVSVLEL from the coding sequence ATGAGTCATTCCAATCAAACAACTATATGGACACGACCATTTTTCATGGCATTAGTGAATAATTTTTTTATCTTCTTAGTTTTCTATTCGTTGTTAACCGTCCTGCCACTTTATGTGATCGATGAACTTCACGGAACGGAAGGGGAGGCAGGTCTCGCTACAACGATTTTTTTACTTTCGGCCATCATTGTTCGGCCCTTCTCGGGAAAAATCATTGAGCTGTTGGGGAAGAAAAAGACGCTGATCATAAGTGTCATGTTTTTCGGGATTTCCTCATTCATTTACTACTGGGTGAATGATTTTTATCTTTTAATGGGCCTTCGCTTTTTTCAAGGCTTATGGTTTAGTATTGCCACAACGGTTTTAGTTGCGATTGCTGCAGACATGATCCCTCCCCACCGGAAAGGGGAAGGTCTTGGTTATTTTGCCATGTCAATGAACTTAGCCGTGGTAGTAGGACCGTTTATTTCGCTAGCACTTATTCAATGGATCCCTTATTCAGCATTGTTTATGGGTCTTGCCTTCGTAATTGTCATCGGATTCCTTTGTTCATTTGGCATTCAAGTTTCGGAAGAGGACAGGAAGGAAGTGTCTGGCCGATTAACTTTTAAGGACTTGATAGAAATTAAAGCGATTCCGATTTCCCTGGTAGGATTCTTAACATCATTTGCTTACTCCGGGATCATGTCGTTTATATCCGTCTATGCGAAGTCGGTCGGTCTATTCGAATCCGTCAGCTTATTCTTTGTCGTCTTTGCAGCTGCTATGCTGTTATCGCGACCATATACAGGTCGTTTATATGACAGGTCAGGACCAAACGCGGTCATCTACCCGTCCCTTATTATTTTTTCCATCGGTTTGATTTTTTTGAGTGTCACTCATTCAGTCCTTTTATTATTGTTTGCAGGAACGCTTATCGGGCTTGGTTACGGTGCTTTGCTTCCGAGTTTTCAAACCATGTCCATTCAAGCTGCCCCTAAGAGGAGAACAGGGCATGCGACCGCTACATTCTTTATTTTTTATGACCTTGGCATTGCCGTTGGATCATTTGTTTTGGGAGTCGTTTCATCCCAGTTTGGATTTTCGGCTTTGTATCTCATTTGCAGTGGAGTGATATTTGTAACGATCGCGGTTTATCATGTAGTGATAGTGACCAAACGTGGAAATCATGGTGAAAATCAGAACGTTAGCGTATTGGAATTGTAA